The sequence CCCATAAAATCAGGGCGCATACCGGCATAGTGTTTCAGCAGGTCGCCGCGGCCGAGATCCGAGAAGCTATCGAACAATGGGTAATAAACCAGCACATCGTTATTAGGCTTACCCTGCTGCAGGAACGATTGCACACGGGCGATGTAATTGTTCAGCGTCGAGAAATCGCCCCAGAACGGATTGGTTTGATTGAAATGCACTGCCGCGTAAAACAACCATCCCGGCCATGGCGCATCTTTTGGCGAGTAACTTACGCCATGATAAAAGATGTGGTTAACACCGCCAATAAACAACTTATCAATAGCCTGCTTCACATCGCCCAGCGATGACAGGAAGTGATCATTAAGCCAGGTAGCCGATTCTGATGATGCCAATGGTTTACCCATTACGTGCGCGGCAGATGTGGCCGGTTTGTAGCTCAACACATCGTTACCCTCTGTTTCAGGGATATCGATAGCGCCATACAGATCCAAAATATTAGCGGGCGAACCATGCGATTGATTACGAATGATAGCGCCTTTTGATTTGGCCCACTGGTGCCACGGTTTGGTAAAGTTATCCAGCAACAGGTCGGATATGGTTTCGCGGTAATCGCAAATTACTCGGTTGCTGGTTTCTTTATCGGCTTTGCCTAACAGGGCATCCAAATGATCGCGCAGATCGTAACCGCGACGTTTCATAAACTCATCAAAAAATTGCGGCGTAAAGTTAGATTGCCCGCGGGCATCATCCACCTCGTACGAATCGTTAAAGAAACCACGGATACCGCTTACATCCTTACCTTTAAAAGCTTTATCAAACTGCCCCAGGTAATGATCAAGCGCTGGCCTGCTGAAGTGATCGATCACATAACCCTCGCCACCGGGAGCGGCACGTTCTACCATTTTACCGTGCCAGCCTAAAAACAGTGCGCACAGTTTCCAATCGCCCGCAGGGGCTGTCCAATCCAATTTACCATCAGCGCCTACTTTATTGGTGAGGTTAATGTGCTGACCTTTGCCATCATAAGCCATCAGTATGGTCAGGGGTAGTTTCTTTTCAAAACGCACCTGGTCGAGCGCCATTAGCTGCATATTTTTATTGCTGCTGATGGGTTCTACCAAATCGGTTATCTTGGGTGCAACTCCGTCTGCACGAATGAGCGGCTGTTGGGTAAAGCTTACAGATTCACTCAGCTTTTCACCTCCTTTTACCTCGTAAGTTTTCCAAAACAACTCTTTACTGGCGTCTTCTGTGCTTACCCATGGGCCGCCAAACGGCCAGCCGGTAGCGTTGGCCAGATCAATACCCAGATCAAGGCGCTTACCTTCGGCCAAGGTATGCTGAAGCATACTTACCCATTGCGGCGACAGATAGGTAATAAACTCGTTTTCGTGACCTTTTACCCCATAAATAGGCGTGATCTCCAAACCGCCCAACCCGGCAGCCCGGTAGCTTTCCATATTCCAGGTAAGGTCCTTTTTGTTTACGGCGCTGCCCTCCCACCACCAACGGGCCCATGGCTTGGTTTGTTTGGTAATAACAGGCCAGCTCACCTGTGCCGAAGCGCTATAGCTACTTAATGAAAGCGCCACCGCGGCGGCTATTTTTATATTTTTCTTGTTTACAAACATGTATTGTGTTCCTTATTAGTTCTTAGATCATAGTTCATGGTAGAACTTTCTTTATCCATGAACTATAATCCATGAACCATGAACCGAAAAATTAATGCTTCGCAATCTCCACCGCGTAAACCTGCTCTATGCCGTTCTCGAAATTAGCACGGAAGATGATCCATTTTTCATCGGGCGAGAAGTGTACGTTAGGCTCAAGTTTGTAGTTATGGTTCTTCATCATCACCAGTTTCTCCGATTTTAAGCGGTCGCCGTTGGGTTTAAACAGGTAGATCCATTCGCCATCCGGAGCTTTGGCCACCTGGCCGGGATCGCCGCCATCGCCGGCAAAGGTTTGCTCGTCTTTGGTTACATTAAAGTGTATCGACCATTCGTTGCGGTCCATCTCGTAAACACGGTCTTCCTTACCGGTCTTCATGTTAATAGCCGCCAGGAAAAAGGTTTTCCCTTTAGGTTTCTGCAAATCGAACCACTCGCGCTGACCGCCGATACCGAAAAATTCGTGCCCGGCTATCTCGTTCACCATGGTGCGTTTATGCATCAACTGGTTATCCAGCGTTTTGATATTGATGTTCCAGATACGGTCGTTCTTTTCCCATGGGCCTTCGTGGCAATAGGATAGCACATCAGGATCAACCGGCGAAAATAGTAAGTGGTTGGTCCACTCGTTCTCTTTATGAATTTCCTTTAGTTCGCCTGTTTTGATATTCAGCGTGTACAGTAAATGCTCGATATGCGCATCGTAAATGCGGTTAAAGTACTGGCTTTTTTCAGGATACTTAGCGTGGATCTCTCGCTCTAATTCGCCGGTGGCTTTAACGCAAGCAAGGTAAGTACCATCCGCATTAACGGTAGCTACCCTACCTTTAAAGGCCGGATCGAAGGCATAAACAAACCTGTTCTTACCAGTTAAAGCGTTAACCGCAAAAACACTGTCCCCGCTTTGATAAAAAGCCTCATTGGTTTTAGGGCAAACCATTTCACCAGCAATCTTCGCGTGATTGGTCAGCTGTTTTGTTTCCAGTGTTTTCAGGTTAACAGTGAACAATTGGTTGCCCATCGTCTTATCGGCCACACTGCCCGAAAACACCATCAGATCGCCTTTGCCTCCCTTTTGCGGGATAAAACAATAATTATTAAAATAAAAGCTACCATTGGTAGTGCCCGGGCGACGCACCAGTCGGATCACTTTATGGCCGGTATCCTTATCAATCCATTCGTCGGGCATGCTTTTGCCGCCGGTTTCCATCGCTTCCTGTGCTTTTACGCTTAGCAGGCCCGCCTGTGCCAGGGCAAAGGCCAGCAAAATAATTTTCTTTCTCATCTTTCAGATCAGGTTTTAATTGGTGTATGGCTATGCAGGTAGTGCTACCTGCATAGCGTTTGATATTAGTTTCCCGCCGGCTTTTCCACGCTCCACTTACCGCTCATCGGCAGGCTGAAATTCTCAACCGTATCTGGGTGCGATGGGTCGAACGTGGTTTTATCGATAATAAATTTTTCGATGCCTAAATGGTTGCTTTTAATACCCTCCATTACGCATTTGGCAATTTCGTAAGCGCCGTAACTGTTAAAGTGGGTATTATCGGCCAACGCCTTGGTTTGCCCGGGGAAAGTATTGGCAGGGTAATGTACAAAAGCTTTGGTTGAATTATCCTTGCCCAGGGCCTCGTAAAATTTAGTGGTCATGGCGTTAACATCAATCAAAGCTACGTTCATATCTTTGGCTACCTTTCTGGCGGCGTCGGGGTAATCGCCCAGGTTATTTATCGTATGGCCGCTATCGTTAAAGTTTCGACGCGCGGTCGAGGTTACGATAACCGGGATCATCTGCTTTTCGCGGGCGCGGTTGATGAATAATTTGAAACGTTCGGTATACGATTTATAAGCCCCGTCATTAGGCCCCTTCTCCTTTTGATCGTTATGGCCAAATTCGATAAACAGGTAATCGCCGGGTTTGGCTACACTTAATACCTTATCTAAACGGTGGCTGCCTAAAAAACTGCCCAGCGTCAGGCCCGATTCGGCATGATCGGCCACGGCAACGCCGGGTTTCAGAAAACGCGTGATCATTTGCCCCCAGGCGCACCATGGTTCCTCGTCCTGGTCTACAACGGTTGAGTTACCCGCTAAAAATATGGTGATCTGATCATCAACCTTTTCTACCTCTACAGCATCTACACATGGGTGGCTGTCGTTAAATTCCAGCGTTAGTTTATCGTCCCAATCGTATTTACCTATCTCGCGGGCATTGCGTTTCACCTCGCCGCCGGTACTGATCTGCGGTTTGCGAATGTTTACTATGAAAGTATATTTTTTAGTATCGCCATTGCCTGTAACCGCTTTTTCCAGCATCAGCCGGCGCGATTCGGCCCTTACCGTGGTAGTGCTTTCGCCTTTGATATCGCCCAGGGTAACCGTTACTTTATAATTCCCTTCGGGA comes from Mucilaginibacter mali and encodes:
- a CDS encoding glycosyl hydrolase, with protein sequence MFVNKKNIKIAAAVALSLSSYSASAQVSWPVITKQTKPWARWWWEGSAVNKKDLTWNMESYRAAGLGGLEITPIYGVKGHENEFITYLSPQWVSMLQHTLAEGKRLDLGIDLANATGWPFGGPWVSTEDASKELFWKTYEVKGGEKLSESVSFTQQPLIRADGVAPKITDLVEPISSNKNMQLMALDQVRFEKKLPLTILMAYDGKGQHINLTNKVGADGKLDWTAPAGDWKLCALFLGWHGKMVERAAPGGEGYVIDHFSRPALDHYLGQFDKAFKGKDVSGIRGFFNDSYEVDDARGQSNFTPQFFDEFMKRRGYDLRDHLDALLGKADKETSNRVICDYRETISDLLLDNFTKPWHQWAKSKGAIIRNQSHGSPANILDLYGAIDIPETEGNDVLSYKPATSAAHVMGKPLASSESATWLNDHFLSSLGDVKQAIDKLFIGGVNHIFYHGVSYSPKDAPWPGWLFYAAVHFNQTNPFWGDFSTLNNYIARVQSFLQQGKPNNDVLVYYPLFDSFSDLGRGDLLKHYAGMRPDFMGTGFETASAEMLQKGYTFDFISDRQILNVQSAGTKLMTGGNSYKTILLPNAKYIPVDVFAKIMSLAKAGATVVVYKNLPSTVPGYGKLDERGSALMGLLAQLQFSNTNNGVKEAKVGKGRFLLSDEVTPLMAVAGIGREEMTDSGLQFVRRTYKTGNSYFISNKTDKVVDGWVPLSVDAKSVVIFNPMTKRSGIAKIKQDKHTSVYLQLQPGESCVLQTSPTVITGAPYIYYQTAGDAVTITGDWTLKFMNGGPSIPADIKTGELKSWTELGGDDAKAFSGTGSYTITFNKPAGTTGTWQLDLGKAHEEAEVFLNGAKLATLIGPRYTLNISAAQLKAVNKLEVRVANLMANRIIDMDKKNIPYRIFYNTNFPSHGRDSRGADGLFTAINWSPKPSGLMGPVTLTPLAVKKP
- a CDS encoding oligogalacturonate lyase family protein; translation: MRKKIILLAFALAQAGLLSVKAQEAMETGGKSMPDEWIDKDTGHKVIRLVRRPGTTNGSFYFNNYCFIPQKGGKGDLMVFSGSVADKTMGNQLFTVNLKTLETKQLTNHAKIAGEMVCPKTNEAFYQSGDSVFAVNALTGKNRFVYAFDPAFKGRVATVNADGTYLACVKATGELEREIHAKYPEKSQYFNRIYDAHIEHLLYTLNIKTGELKEIHKENEWTNHLLFSPVDPDVLSYCHEGPWEKNDRIWNINIKTLDNQLMHKRTMVNEIAGHEFFGIGGQREWFDLQKPKGKTFFLAAINMKTGKEDRVYEMDRNEWSIHFNVTKDEQTFAGDGGDPGQVAKAPDGEWIYLFKPNGDRLKSEKLVMMKNHNYKLEPNVHFSPDEKWIIFRANFENGIEQVYAVEIAKH
- a CDS encoding rhamnogalacturonan acetylesterase, producing MPFLCSASIAVNAFAQEAQTKFKFDFGSGEAAKGYTKVTPQDTSVATKGYGFDFGSKVTAVTRDAKKSLTGDYITADKPFYFSVNVPEGNYKVTVTLGDIKGESTTTVRAESRRLMLEKAVTGNGDTKKYTFIVNIRKPQISTGGEVKRNAREIGKYDWDDKLTLEFNDSHPCVDAVEVEKVDDQITIFLAGNSTVVDQDEEPWCAWGQMITRFLKPGVAVADHAESGLTLGSFLGSHRLDKVLSVAKPGDYLFIEFGHNDQKEKGPNDGAYKSYTERFKLFINRAREKQMIPVIVTSTARRNFNDSGHTINNLGDYPDAARKVAKDMNVALIDVNAMTTKFYEALGKDNSTKAFVHYPANTFPGQTKALADNTHFNSYGAYEIAKCVMEGIKSNHLGIEKFIIDKTTFDPSHPDTVENFSLPMSGKWSVEKPAGN